In Romeriopsis navalis LEGE 11480, one genomic interval encodes:
- a CDS encoding site-specific integrase, protein MMTKNTQVNSLHALDPQIQTLNTRLANARMGIQIERRGEKLNLRGTLPPKPGSDRLRPHQQRLSLGLPATKQGLKQIEQEAKVIAAQLIQKSFVWHDYLAVGSGKRLSQLELADQIQAFEKSFFGMAHRMVNPAATKTTWNAAYAPYLRKLEATQAMHQSLTLPECIYKTIQLIDINTRGRQLCCTALAAFSEFLNLELPTALKTLAGGYGKHRTQARQLPSDAEILAAWQQIPNPAWQFVYGVMATYGLRNHEVFFCDYSALLQGDTRVEVLASTKTGSHAVWAFYPEWIEQFGLRTMMLPSINTDLTQTTLQRIGQRVTAQFRRYGIPFSPYDLRHAWAVRTIHMGLADTVAAKMMGHSVAVHTRTYHQWMTRRDQQQAVDVALQRRASMLSES, encoded by the coding sequence ATGATGACCAAAAATACCCAGGTTAACTCACTCCACGCACTTGATCCCCAAATCCAAACGTTGAATACCCGTCTGGCGAATGCACGCATGGGTATCCAAATTGAGCGACGCGGTGAGAAGTTGAATTTGCGTGGTACACTGCCGCCGAAGCCGGGTAGTGATCGATTGCGTCCGCATCAGCAGCGCCTCAGTCTTGGTTTACCTGCAACGAAGCAAGGACTGAAGCAAATTGAGCAAGAAGCGAAGGTGATTGCGGCACAATTGATCCAAAAAAGTTTTGTTTGGCATGATTACTTGGCGGTTGGGAGCGGTAAGCGGCTGAGCCAGTTGGAATTAGCCGATCAAATTCAGGCGTTCGAAAAATCATTTTTTGGTATGGCCCACCGTATGGTGAATCCTGCCGCGACTAAAACAACTTGGAATGCTGCCTATGCGCCCTATTTGCGCAAGTTGGAAGCAACACAGGCAATGCATCAATCGTTGACGCTACCAGAATGTATTTATAAAACGATTCAGTTGATCGATATCAATACTCGTGGTCGTCAGCTTTGCTGCACGGCCTTAGCCGCGTTTTCCGAATTCCTCAACTTAGAGTTGCCGACCGCGCTCAAAACCTTGGCCGGTGGTTATGGCAAGCATCGGACGCAAGCGCGGCAATTACCGAGTGATGCGGAAATTTTAGCGGCATGGCAGCAGATTCCCAACCCAGCTTGGCAGTTTGTCTATGGTGTGATGGCGACCTATGGATTGCGTAATCATGAAGTCTTTTTCTGTGATTATTCGGCTTTATTACAGGGTGATACGCGGGTGGAAGTATTAGCTTCTACTAAGACCGGGAGCCATGCTGTATGGGCTTTTTATCCTGAGTGGATTGAACAATTTGGGCTGCGAACCATGATGCTGCCATCGATCAATACGGATTTAACGCAGACGACGTTGCAGCGAATTGGCCAACGTGTCACAGCCCAATTTCGGCGTTATGGCATTCCATTTTCACCCTATGATTTACGCCATGCCTGGGCGGTGCGAACGATTCATATGGGCCTCGCTGATACGGTCGCAGCTAAAATGATGGGCCATTCAGTGGCGGTACATACCCGCACCTATCACCAGTGGATGACCCGCCGTGATCAGCAGCAAGCTGTCGATGTGGCGTTGCAAAGACGGGCTTCAATGCTGTCTGAAAGCTAA
- the argJ gene encoding bifunctional ornithine acetyltransferase/N-acetylglutamate synthase, whose translation MGKPWQPVSGGITAPKGYQAAGIAAGLKPSGLPDLALILSEGEAIAAGVFTLNQVCAAPVTYCRERLAEKASARAIICNAGQANASTGAGGWQDTIETVELVGKQLDIPADSILVASTGVIGQRIRMDKLRASIPQLVDSLSIEGSTAAQAITTTDIVTKSIALETTFGDRPVRIGGIAKGSGMIHPNMATMLSFITCDAAVSPHLWQQMLNRAANKSFNQITVDGDTSTNDTLIALANGRSRTPAITEMGAAAERLEAMLTEVCVYLAKSIARDGEGATCLIEVQVSGAEDDHAARQVARTVAGSSLTKSAIFGRDPNWGRIAGAAGRAGVNFDQQELKICLGDFVLMQSGEPLPFDREAANAYLVQQANASQRPFESASTTSTAQSNELMIMNGNQPVSFERATASTQFVEHPVIIQLSIGSGAGQGTAWGCDLSYDYVKINAEYTT comes from the coding sequence ATGGGAAAACCTTGGCAACCGGTATCAGGTGGAATTACAGCCCCCAAAGGATATCAAGCAGCAGGAATTGCTGCCGGGCTCAAACCCTCCGGCCTACCCGACCTTGCATTAATTCTTTCGGAAGGGGAAGCGATCGCGGCGGGTGTCTTTACGCTGAATCAAGTGTGCGCTGCACCAGTGACTTATTGCCGTGAACGACTAGCGGAAAAAGCTAGTGCCCGCGCAATTATCTGCAATGCGGGTCAAGCTAATGCCAGCACTGGAGCTGGTGGGTGGCAAGATACGATCGAAACCGTCGAGCTCGTCGGCAAACAACTGGATATTCCCGCCGATTCAATTTTAGTGGCCTCCACTGGTGTAATTGGACAGCGGATCCGGATGGATAAATTGCGTGCCAGTATTCCGCAACTCGTCGACAGCCTCAGCATCGAAGGATCCACAGCAGCACAAGCAATCACGACAACCGACATTGTCACCAAGTCCATCGCCCTCGAAACAACGTTTGGCGATCGACCGGTCCGTATCGGCGGCATCGCCAAAGGGTCAGGCATGATCCACCCGAATATGGCAACAATGCTCAGCTTTATCACTTGTGATGCCGCTGTCTCACCGCATCTTTGGCAACAAATGCTGAATCGTGCGGCTAACAAAAGTTTCAACCAAATTACCGTCGATGGAGACACCAGCACCAACGATACGCTGATTGCCCTAGCCAACGGGCGATCGCGCACGCCCGCGATCACTGAGATGGGAGCAGCAGCCGAACGCTTAGAAGCAATGCTGACTGAAGTTTGTGTTTATCTCGCGAAATCGATCGCCCGCGATGGTGAAGGTGCGACCTGTTTGATTGAGGTCCAAGTTAGCGGTGCCGAGGATGACCATGCCGCCCGACAGGTAGCCCGCACCGTCGCGGGTTCATCCTTGACCAAATCAGCGATCTTTGGCCGTGACCCAAACTGGGGCAGGATTGCCGGTGCGGCCGGGCGCGCCGGCGTGAATTTTGACCAACAGGAGCTGAAAATTTGCTTAGGTGATTTTGTGCTGATGCAATCGGGTGAACCTTTGCCTTTCGATCGAGAAGCAGCCAATGCTTATCTAGTGCAACAAGCCAATGCCAGCCAGCGCCCCTTTGAATCAGCCAGCACGACTAGCACCGCACAAAGTAATGAGTTGATGATTATGAACGGGAATCAACCGGTTAGCTTCGAGCGAGCAACGGCTTCGACCCAATTTGTGGAACACCCAGTGATCATTCAACTTTCGATCGGTAGTGGCGCTGGTCAGGGCACCGCATGGGGCTGCGATCTGAGCTATGACTACGTCAAGATTAATGCGGAATACACCACCTAA
- a CDS encoding methylenetetrahydrofolate reductase has product MTQPTTGQLRQAIKRQEFLITAEVSPPKGGDPTHMISMAQQLKGRVHAVNITDGSRAVMRMSSLVSASLLLQHGIEPIYQAACRDRNAIALQADLLGAHALGIHNVLALTGDPVKAGDHPKSKAVFELESVRLLKLIHKLNNGFDWNDQPLTDGATDLCMGAAVDPQNPSWSGLKIRFKRKLDAGAQFFQSQLISDFDQLERFMDELGRPAGKPILAGIFLLKSAKNARFLNRVVPGVQIPDHLIDRLERSADPLQEGIQIAAEQVQQAKTICQGVHMMAIKREDLIPEILDRAGVKPMTPPVQAPAETARA; this is encoded by the coding sequence ATGACCCAACCGACTACCGGACAACTGCGCCAAGCCATTAAGCGCCAGGAATTCTTGATCACAGCGGAAGTTTCTCCCCCGAAAGGCGGCGATCCAACGCATATGATTTCCATGGCTCAACAGCTTAAAGGGCGGGTCCACGCCGTCAACATCACCGACGGTAGCCGGGCTGTGATGCGAATGTCTTCGCTGGTCTCAGCGAGTCTTCTGCTCCAACATGGAATTGAGCCGATTTACCAAGCGGCCTGTCGCGATCGCAATGCCATTGCCCTCCAAGCCGACTTACTGGGCGCCCATGCCCTTGGCATTCACAACGTGCTTGCACTAACTGGGGATCCAGTAAAAGCTGGCGACCATCCCAAGTCAAAAGCCGTATTTGAATTAGAGTCGGTTCGCCTGCTGAAATTGATTCACAAGCTGAACAATGGATTTGACTGGAATGATCAGCCACTCACTGATGGGGCAACGGATTTATGTATGGGGGCTGCAGTTGATCCCCAAAATCCAAGTTGGTCTGGCTTAAAAATTCGATTTAAGCGCAAGCTCGACGCTGGCGCTCAGTTTTTCCAAAGTCAGCTAATCTCTGACTTTGATCAGCTCGAAAGATTTATGGACGAACTCGGTCGCCCGGCCGGTAAGCCAATTCTCGCCGGCATCTTCCTGCTCAAATCCGCTAAAAATGCCCGCTTCCTTAATCGTGTTGTCCCCGGTGTTCAGATTCCAGACCACCTCATTGATCGACTCGAACGATCGGCTGATCCCTTGCAAGAAGGGATTCAAATTGCCGCCGAACAGGTTCAACAGGCCAAAACTATTTGCCAAGGTGTGCACATGATGGCGATTAAGCGGGAAGACTTGATTCCAGAAATTCTGGACCGGGCGGGCGTCAAACCCATGACCCCACCAGTGCAGGCGCCCGCCGAAACTGCCCGCGCTTAA
- a CDS encoding LabA-like NYN domain-containing protein, giving the protein MSDRGFPTEQPDDGDRVILLIDGESLFQAAAQLQFEIDYAKLLDYFAQKHQLVRAYFYTGISAGNHRQQAFLKWMQRNGYRVISKDLIVHKDGRRSADLSVEIATDLLRLADQVHSFIIITHNDDLTYAIAMASQRGVRVELVGLPEHIRSSLSNACDNTINISKIKSLVQKTVR; this is encoded by the coding sequence ATGTCCGATCGTGGTTTTCCTACGGAACAGCCTGATGATGGCGATCGCGTCATTCTTCTAATTGATGGGGAAAGTCTGTTTCAAGCAGCGGCGCAACTCCAGTTTGAGATTGACTATGCCAAACTACTGGATTATTTTGCCCAAAAACATCAACTCGTTCGGGCCTATTTCTACACCGGTATCAGCGCGGGAAACCATCGGCAACAGGCCTTTCTAAAATGGATGCAACGAAACGGTTATCGTGTCATCAGCAAAGATTTAATTGTCCACAAAGATGGCCGACGCAGCGCAGATTTATCAGTTGAAATCGCCACGGATTTATTGCGCTTAGCGGACCAAGTCCACAGCTTTATTATCATTACCCATAATGATGATCTCACCTACGCTATTGCAATGGCATCACAGAGAGGCGTCCGCGTTGAGCTCGTCGGTCTTCCCGAACATATCAGAAGCAGTTTGAGTAACGCATGTGACAACACAATTAATATCAGTAAAATTAAAAGTTTAGTTCAAAAAACCGTACGGTAG
- a CDS encoding glucose-1-phosphate adenylyltransferase encodes MKKVLAIILGGGAGTRLYPLTKQRAKPAVPLAGKYRLIDIPVSNCINSEIFKIFVLTQFNSASLNRHITRAFNVSSDFNDGFVEVLAAQQTKENPNWFQGTADAVRQYLWLMQEWDVDEYLILSGDHLYRMDYSQFIQRHRETKADITLSVVPIDDERASDFGLMKLDDTGRVVDFSEKPKGDELKAMQVDTTLLGLSPEEAEKSPYIASMGIYVFNRDTLIKLLRQNLDQTDFGKEIIPNAAQDHNIQAYLCNDYWEDIGTIKAFYDANLALTQQPRPPFSFYDEQAPIYTRHRNLPPSKFLDAQVTESIVGEGCILKNCKVHHSVLGLRSRISAGCVIEDTLIMGADYYEASDETPNSALKADYIPLGIGEGSIIRGAIIDKNAHIGSNVKIVNKENVQDADRENLGYIIRNGIVVVVKNAVIPDGTII; translated from the coding sequence GTGAAGAAAGTGTTAGCAATTATTTTGGGTGGAGGCGCTGGGACGCGGCTTTATCCATTGACTAAGCAGCGGGCTAAACCAGCAGTGCCATTGGCCGGTAAGTATCGTCTGATCGATATTCCGGTGAGTAACTGTATCAATTCAGAGATCTTTAAGATTTTTGTCCTCACGCAATTTAACTCGGCTTCCTTGAATCGCCACATCACAAGGGCGTTTAACGTTTCGTCAGATTTTAATGACGGGTTTGTAGAAGTGCTGGCAGCGCAGCAAACAAAGGAAAATCCAAATTGGTTCCAGGGCACGGCGGATGCGGTGCGGCAATATCTTTGGTTGATGCAAGAGTGGGATGTGGATGAGTATTTGATCCTTTCGGGGGATCATCTCTATCGCATGGACTACAGCCAATTTATTCAGCGCCACCGAGAAACCAAGGCGGATATTACTTTGTCGGTCGTGCCGATCGATGATGAGCGGGCATCGGATTTTGGTCTGATGAAGTTGGACGATACGGGCCGTGTGGTTGATTTTAGTGAAAAGCCGAAGGGCGATGAACTGAAAGCGATGCAGGTTGATACGACGCTACTGGGCCTGAGTCCGGAAGAAGCGGAGAAGTCGCCGTACATTGCGTCGATGGGAATTTACGTCTTTAATCGCGATACGTTGATCAAACTCTTGCGCCAAAATCTTGATCAAACGGACTTTGGGAAGGAAATTATTCCCAATGCGGCCCAGGATCATAATATCCAAGCCTACCTCTGTAACGATTATTGGGAAGATATTGGGACGATTAAGGCGTTCTATGATGCCAACTTGGCCCTGACTCAGCAACCGCGCCCGCCGTTTAGTTTCTACGATGAGCAAGCGCCGATCTATACGCGTCATCGTAATTTGCCGCCGAGTAAGTTCTTGGATGCCCAAGTAACGGAATCCATTGTTGGTGAAGGTTGCATTCTGAAGAACTGCAAGGTGCACCATTCGGTTCTTGGTTTGCGATCGCGGATCTCGGCTGGTTGTGTGATTGAAGATACGCTGATTATGGGCGCGGACTATTACGAAGCCTCGGATGAAACGCCGAATAGTGCCTTGAAAGCCGACTATATCCCCTTGGGTATTGGTGAAGGGTCAATTATTCGCGGCGCAATTATTGATAAGAACGCCCATATTGGCTCGAACGTCAAAATCGTTAACAAAGAAAATGTCCAAGATGCCGATCGTGAGAATCTGGGATATATTATTCGCAACGGGATTGTTGTTGTCGTGAAGAATGCGGTGATTCCGGACGGAACAATTATCTAG
- a CDS encoding PIG-L deacetylase family protein, translated as MSPSKVSLIRRLLSFLRTWKVDFVTCGIRWLSPVPFVVSDAPVIVFSPHQDDETLGCGGLIALKRERGIPVKVVFLTNGDAYLGGRDAESARVREAEALQALEFIGVAASDVSFWNYPDGQLRQLPVAQRAMMQQEVIRLLAIDDIAEVYVPHHADRHADHEATYDIVCRAIAQTGRPHKVCQYPIWIFWKAPLFWRWPLRQLQGWRRLNIKTVMHKKRAAIAAHDSQMAALPPGFLKRFLRPEELFY; from the coding sequence ATGTCACCCTCTAAAGTCTCTTTAATCCGGCGATTGCTGTCATTTCTTCGCACTTGGAAAGTCGATTTTGTGACTTGTGGGATTCGTTGGCTGTCACCGGTACCCTTCGTGGTGAGTGATGCGCCGGTGATTGTGTTTTCGCCGCATCAAGATGACGAGACTTTGGGCTGTGGGGGACTCATTGCATTGAAACGAGAACGCGGCATCCCGGTGAAAGTGGTCTTTTTGACCAATGGGGATGCTTATCTTGGTGGTCGTGATGCCGAATCTGCCCGAGTGCGGGAAGCGGAAGCCCTACAAGCGCTAGAGTTTATTGGTGTTGCAGCATCAGATGTGTCGTTCTGGAATTATCCTGATGGTCAGTTGCGGCAGCTGCCGGTCGCCCAACGGGCGATGATGCAGCAGGAAGTGATTCGGTTACTCGCGATCGACGATATTGCCGAAGTTTATGTGCCGCATCACGCCGATCGTCATGCTGATCACGAGGCGACTTACGATATTGTTTGTCGGGCGATTGCCCAAACGGGTCGGCCCCATAAAGTCTGTCAGTATCCGATTTGGATATTTTGGAAAGCACCATTGTTCTGGCGGTGGCCACTCCGGCAGCTTCAGGGCTGGCGACGGCTCAACATCAAAACGGTAATGCATAAAAAACGGGCCGCAATTGCCGCCCATGATTCGCAGATGGCGGCATTGCCACCGGGGTTTTTAAAGCGGTTTCTGCGGCCTGAAGAACTTTTCTACTAG
- a CDS encoding FIST signal transduction protein, translating to MKDAPIVFQAVISHSNDPDTLSAAIELIEHSQRQLAGAIAQTGILFAAPDFEHQVLLRHISQAFPHLQLIGGSSDAEISSEMGFQEDSCVLVLFHSDEIEMVVGIGHELSQNAAQATATAIAQAQSQLTQPSKLCITFADGLTQDGNQVLTGLQAVLGDHFPILGGITSDQMRFQQTRQFFHNAEINNAVMSDAVVVLLFAGPLQFSHRTAQGWTPLSQKGEITKVGGTTLTEINGQPTLEFYRPYLNGAAPTVEYPLAIFTAPDNEQFYLREPIRSDPMTGSLTSTASFPETGTVQIAYGEREKLIAASQQGFIQALADYDGNHPAIVLLFSCATRRVVLGTRTTEEYHVVQSLNQLQLPIIGFYTYGEIAPLNYNQPSEVHHATLVSLIIGT from the coding sequence ATGAAGGATGCCCCTATTGTGTTTCAGGCTGTAATTAGCCATAGCAATGACCCAGATACCCTCAGTGCTGCGATCGAATTGATTGAGCACAGCCAAAGGCAACTTGCCGGGGCGATCGCGCAAACCGGAATTTTATTTGCGGCACCTGACTTCGAACATCAAGTTCTGCTCCGCCACATTTCACAGGCATTTCCACACCTCCAACTGATCGGTGGTAGTAGTGATGCCGAAATCTCTTCGGAAATGGGGTTTCAGGAAGATTCCTGTGTACTCGTTCTATTCCATAGCGATGAAATCGAAATGGTCGTCGGCATTGGCCACGAGCTATCCCAGAATGCAGCGCAGGCAACCGCAACGGCGATTGCCCAAGCGCAATCCCAGCTCACACAGCCATCCAAACTCTGCATCACCTTCGCCGACGGCTTAACTCAGGATGGGAATCAGGTGCTCACCGGTCTACAAGCGGTGCTGGGCGATCACTTTCCAATTCTCGGCGGCATCACCAGCGATCAAATGCGGTTTCAGCAAACGCGGCAGTTTTTCCACAATGCTGAAATCAATAACGCCGTGATGAGTGATGCGGTGGTCGTATTGCTATTCGCCGGGCCACTCCAGTTTTCCCATCGGACGGCCCAAGGCTGGACCCCGCTCAGTCAGAAAGGCGAAATTACCAAAGTAGGCGGCACAACACTGACAGAAATTAACGGCCAGCCGACCTTAGAATTTTATCGCCCCTATCTCAACGGTGCTGCACCAACGGTTGAATATCCCCTAGCAATTTTTACAGCGCCTGATAATGAACAGTTTTATCTACGCGAGCCGATTCGATCGGACCCGATGACCGGCAGCCTGACCTCCACAGCCAGCTTCCCTGAAACAGGTACCGTACAAATCGCCTACGGTGAACGCGAGAAACTGATTGCCGCATCCCAACAAGGATTTATCCAGGCTTTGGCCGATTACGATGGCAACCATCCAGCAATCGTCTTACTGTTCTCCTGCGCGACCCGACGGGTAGTTTTAGGGACTCGTACAACCGAGGAATATCACGTCGTCCAATCCCTGAATCAATTACAGCTACCGATCATCGGCTTTTATACCTACGGTGAAATCGCGCCCCTCAATTACAATCAGCCCAGCGAAGTTCACCATGCCACGTTGGTCTCCTTGATCATCGGAACTTAA
- a CDS encoding glycosyltransferase, protein MSVYFYVHYFPAHEPPVQNGVVRAVHGLVSSLAKCGEAITLLSEGPQTEQIQTATGYQHRCFANSRSHPSTHLAPDLIQFVQQRLTPQDLVILNGGFHLNVYALAKLLKQHNIPYVVAPHLTYDRYMFAKSRTRKYPYWYLCEKATLQNASAVQVLDQSQAIWLRRRGITTPIITVQNGFAPTDIPAKSSLSWRTNADQRAQLLFFGRLCRHIKGLDLLLEALAQFNAPNRPHLTLQGPEVGDRQILEAQTQALKIDDRVNFCSPEYASTPAAIMAQYDIVCLPSRSEGFGLTALEAMLAGRVLLVSEHAGIATHIRASGCGIVVKPNAESIHAGLVELLNCRHQWASMGLRGREYAIQHLSWQQIALAARQTYSTFTPIPPERQSASPTSNKAKWSEKALAAQR, encoded by the coding sequence ATGTCAGTTTATTTTTACGTACACTATTTTCCGGCGCATGAACCACCGGTCCAAAATGGCGTGGTGCGTGCAGTACATGGTTTAGTTAGCAGCTTAGCCAAATGTGGGGAAGCGATCACCCTGCTTTCCGAAGGGCCACAGACAGAACAGATCCAGACTGCAACCGGGTATCAACATCGGTGCTTCGCCAATTCGCGCTCCCATCCCTCTACGCATCTCGCACCAGATCTAATCCAATTCGTCCAACAACGACTCACCCCCCAAGACTTAGTCATCCTGAATGGCGGGTTTCACCTGAATGTCTATGCTTTGGCAAAACTGCTGAAACAACACAACATTCCTTACGTGGTCGCACCTCATCTGACCTATGACCGGTATATGTTTGCCAAGTCTCGGACACGCAAATATCCCTATTGGTATTTGTGCGAAAAAGCGACATTACAAAACGCGAGTGCCGTCCAGGTCCTCGATCAAAGTCAAGCGATCTGGCTCCGCAGACGGGGTATCACCACACCAATTATCACCGTACAAAATGGGTTTGCGCCAACCGATATTCCAGCCAAATCTAGTTTGTCATGGCGCACTAATGCGGATCAGCGTGCCCAATTACTGTTTTTTGGACGGCTTTGTCGCCACATTAAGGGATTGGATTTGTTACTGGAAGCCCTGGCTCAATTCAACGCACCCAACCGCCCGCACTTAACATTGCAAGGCCCAGAAGTTGGCGATCGACAAATTCTAGAGGCCCAGACACAGGCCCTCAAGATTGACGATCGGGTCAATTTTTGTAGTCCCGAGTATGCGTCCACACCGGCCGCGATCATGGCGCAATACGATATCGTCTGCCTGCCCTCCCGCTCTGAGGGCTTTGGACTAACGGCTTTAGAAGCGATGCTGGCTGGCCGTGTTCTACTTGTATCCGAGCATGCTGGCATTGCCACACATATTCGCGCAAGTGGCTGTGGTATCGTCGTCAAACCCAATGCTGAATCAATTCATGCAGGCTTAGTCGAACTACTCAACTGTCGGCATCAATGGGCAAGCATGGGTTTACGCGGTCGGGAATATGCCATCCAGCATCTCTCTTGGCAACAGATTGCACTGGCCGCACGGCAAACCTACAGTACGTTTACCCCCATCCCGCCTGAGCGGCAATCCGCATCACCGACTTCCAACAAGGCTAAATGGTCTGAGAAAGCCTTAGCCGCACAGCGCTAA
- the gcvT gene encoding glycine cleavage system aminomethyltransferase GcvT, whose amino-acid sequence MTEKSSLQRTPLYDLMVQSQARMVGFSGWEMPVQFSGISKEHAAVRQQAGLFDISHMGKFRLQGQDVLALLQGLVPSDLARLQPGQAQYTVLLNPEGGIIDDVIFYYQETEAQTQHWVAIVNAATKDKDKIWIEQHIGSLAVELVDQSADQGLIAIQGPQALQMLQPLSQVDLNNIAAFSHVETEMLGTTAFVARTGYTGEDGFEIMIPAATASTLWQSLTAAGATPCGLGARDTLRLEAAMSLYGQDINDQTSPLEAGLGWLVHWDKTVDFIGKDVLAKQKAAGVERRIVGLQLEGRNIARHDYPIVQADQTIGIVTSGTLSPTLGYPIALAYVPAAMAKVGNTVDVQIRNKAVPATIVKRPFYRSPNK is encoded by the coding sequence GTGACTGAAAAATCCTCTCTTCAACGCACTCCACTCTACGACTTGATGGTGCAGTCCCAGGCTCGCATGGTCGGTTTCTCGGGCTGGGAAATGCCAGTTCAGTTTAGTGGCATTTCGAAAGAACATGCGGCGGTCCGGCAACAAGCTGGTCTCTTCGATATCTCTCATATGGGCAAATTCCGCTTGCAGGGTCAGGATGTGCTCGCACTCCTACAAGGTCTCGTGCCATCGGATTTAGCCCGGCTCCAACCGGGTCAAGCACAATACACCGTTTTACTGAACCCCGAAGGCGGAATTATCGATGATGTAATTTTTTACTACCAGGAGACTGAGGCGCAAACGCAACACTGGGTAGCGATCGTCAATGCCGCCACCAAAGATAAAGACAAAATCTGGATTGAACAACATATTGGCTCCCTCGCCGTCGAGTTAGTCGATCAATCCGCCGACCAAGGATTAATTGCCATCCAGGGGCCCCAAGCACTCCAGATGCTTCAACCATTGAGCCAAGTTGACCTGAACAACATTGCCGCATTTAGCCATGTTGAAACAGAAATGCTCGGCACCACAGCCTTCGTCGCTCGCACTGGTTATACCGGCGAAGACGGATTCGAAATCATGATTCCCGCCGCCACAGCAAGCACCCTATGGCAATCTCTCACAGCAGCCGGTGCCACACCCTGTGGCCTCGGGGCACGTGACACACTCCGATTAGAGGCAGCAATGTCGCTTTATGGTCAAGATATTAATGACCAAACCAGCCCGCTGGAAGCTGGACTCGGATGGCTGGTGCATTGGGACAAAACTGTTGATTTCATTGGCAAAGATGTCCTGGCCAAACAGAAAGCAGCAGGCGTTGAACGGCGCATCGTTGGCTTGCAACTTGAAGGCCGCAATATCGCCCGGCATGACTATCCGATCGTCCAAGCCGACCAGACAATTGGGATCGTTACCAGTGGCACCCTATCCCCGACCTTGGGCTATCCCATTGCCTTAGCCTACGTCCCAGCCGCGATGGCCAAAGTCGGCAACACCGTGGACGTGCAAATTCGCAATAAAGCGGTTCCCGCCACGATCGTCAAACGGCCCTTCTACCGATCACCCAATAAATAA
- a CDS encoding pentapeptide repeat-containing protein, whose amino-acid sequence MNIRQIAFNTCTPDDVGDGPSIQQLLTDFDQGRRNFRRISLPVADLHNADLRHHEAILDGQNLSQIDLAQSRLIRTSWRRTILVEADFNQALLWCANFNEATAIRTNFNRTMAVRSQFRQADLHGASFVYADLRLADFSNADLSKTNLDGADLRYANLSGANLAGANLSQVRLDGADLTGADLYRTRMQHTMFDRTCLKNVNLAGTAFVAFDLDQASELFKPSLTP is encoded by the coding sequence ATGAACATTCGACAAATTGCTTTCAACACATGTACCCCCGACGACGTGGGAGACGGCCCAAGTATTCAGCAGTTATTAACCGATTTTGACCAAGGACGGCGCAACTTTCGCCGTATTAGTTTACCCGTGGCTGACTTACACAATGCTGACTTGCGCCACCATGAAGCCATCCTTGACGGTCAAAACTTAAGCCAAATCGACCTGGCACAATCTCGCTTAATTCGCACAAGCTGGCGCCGCACAATTCTAGTGGAAGCAGATTTCAATCAGGCTTTGCTGTGGTGTGCTAACTTCAACGAGGCTACAGCAATCAGAACCAACTTTAATCGGACAATGGCGGTTCGCAGCCAGTTTAGACAGGCGGATCTACATGGCGCTAGTTTTGTTTATGCCGATTTGCGCTTGGCGGATTTTTCGAATGCGGATTTAAGTAAGACTAATTTAGATGGCGCTGATTTACGCTATGCCAATCTGAGCGGGGCAAATTTAGCAGGCGCAAATCTGAGCCAAGTCCGGTTAGATGGAGCTGACTTAACCGGCGCCGATCTATATCGGACGCGGATGCAACACACAATGTTCGATCGTACCTGCCTCAAAAATGTGAACCTTGCTGGGACTGCATTTGTCGCATTTGATCTCGACCAAGCAAGCGAACTATTCAAGCCAAGTCTCACGCCATAA